In a single window of the Candidatus Omnitrophota bacterium genome:
- the def gene encoding peptide deformylase, with the protein MEQLELKTYPDPCLRIKTKPVEQFDKDLDKILRVMADIMYVNQGIGLAAPQVGLGLSIFVMDTGSGLVNFINPQIIEVSDHKTSMEEGCLSLPGVLVNVSRPANVKVRAQDARGEFFIKRLDALEAKAVQHEIDHLAGKLIIDYLDPVRHFIAKFKLSTHKRKQHIKTCEVICHVGKKDNGRPGRGAEGKR; encoded by the coding sequence GTGGAGCAGCTAGAACTTAAAACATATCCCGATCCGTGTCTTAGGATCAAGACCAAACCGGTCGAGCAATTCGATAAAGATCTCGATAAGATCCTGCGTGTTATGGCGGACATTATGTATGTGAACCAGGGCATCGGTCTTGCAGCGCCGCAGGTAGGGCTTGGTCTCAGTATTTTCGTCATGGACACCGGTTCGGGTCTAGTTAATTTCATTAACCCGCAGATCATCGAAGTTTCCGACCACAAGACCAGCATGGAAGAAGGGTGTCTTAGCCTGCCTGGCGTTCTGGTCAACGTTTCTCGTCCTGCTAATGTCAAAGTGCGGGCTCAGGATGCAAGGGGCGAATTCTTCATTAAAAGGCTGGATGCCCTTGAAGCCAAGGCAGTGCAACATGAGATCGACCACCTTGCCGGAAAACTCATTATTGATTACTTGGATCCCGTAAGGCACTTTATCGCTAAATTCAAACTCTCTACACATAAACGTAAACAGCACATCAAAACATGTGAGGTAATATGCCATGTTGGAAAAAAAGATAACGGAAGACCTGGCCGCGGCGCTGAAGGCAAAAGATAA
- a CDS encoding aspartate 1-decarboxylase has translation MLRIFCKSKITNASITDKHLEYNGSIGIDKAILDATDIMPGEQVQVLNANNGERLTTYVIEEEENSGKIILYGPAARKGEVGDGLVILSYCIMETKERHNFNMRKVALGKNNQCKSK, from the coding sequence ATGTTAAGGATATTTTGCAAGTCCAAGATAACAAATGCTTCGATTACGGATAAACATCTTGAATATAACGGAAGCATTGGTATAGATAAAGCGATACTTGACGCAACTGATATTATGCCGGGCGAACAGGTCCAGGTGCTTAATGCCAACAACGGCGAACGTCTGACAACCTACGTGATAGAAGAAGAGGAGAATTCGGGCAAGATAATACTCTATGGCCCCGCTGCAAGAAAAGGCGAGGTAGGAGACGGGCTTGTCATCCTATCTTATTGCATTATGGAAACCAAGGAACGCCATAATTTCAATATGAGGAAGGTCGCTCTCGGCAAGAACAACCAGTGTAAGTCTAAATAA
- a CDS encoding DUF21 domain-containing protein, with the protein MYITIFILLLVASAFFSSSETAFLSIGKIKLKQIEGMGRPAARKVVSLLRNPHKLLVTILVGNTLVNIAASSVFTQISYKTLGEKGIIVSIISMTAIVLVFGEVTPKMFALANAMKVSFFASFPLLFFEKLFAPLRYVLSGISHRIVKSIGVNVSLEKPGITEQEIRSLLHLGKKRGIVKEKEKDMIDSILEFKELNAADIMTPRIEMVALDMTAGREDLIRQIKESQYSRLPVYVHTIDNIVGIIHSKDFLLSENKPVKDLVKKPYFAPESMKIDDLLQELQRHHLHAAVVTDEYGVTSGLVTIEDILEEIVGEIRDELDFETPNIKKIDQKTFEVNGQTHIDEVNEQLNMGIETEEVDTIGGYVILKFGKIPQAGDTVDVNDFVVTVKDVSKNRVTGLVIERMQ; encoded by the coding sequence GTGTATATAACTATATTTATTTTATTATTGGTCGCTTCCGCATTTTTTTCGAGTTCGGAGACCGCTTTTCTTTCAATAGGCAAGATAAAGCTCAAGCAGATAGAGGGGATGGGCCGCCCAGCCGCCAGAAAAGTCGTCTCCCTTCTCCGAAATCCCCATAAGCTTCTTGTTACTATCCTTGTCGGTAATACACTTGTAAATATTGCCGCAAGTAGCGTATTCACGCAGATCTCCTATAAAACCCTCGGGGAAAAAGGGATAATAGTATCGATTATATCGATGACAGCCATAGTGCTGGTCTTTGGCGAAGTTACCCCTAAGATGTTTGCTCTTGCCAACGCCATGAAGGTTTCTTTCTTCGCATCCTTTCCGCTTCTGTTTTTCGAAAAACTTTTCGCTCCACTGAGGTACGTCCTGAGCGGGATATCCCACAGGATAGTAAAAAGCATCGGCGTTAACGTTTCGCTTGAAAAGCCCGGGATAACCGAACAGGAGATAAGGTCCCTTCTGCATCTGGGTAAAAAAAGGGGCATCGTCAAGGAAAAAGAAAAAGACATGATCGACAGTATCCTCGAATTCAAGGAGCTTAACGCGGCTGATATAATGACCCCGAGGATCGAAATGGTGGCCCTCGACATGACAGCCGGAAGAGAAGACCTGATCCGCCAGATAAAGGAGAGTCAGTATTCAAGGTTGCCTGTCTACGTGCACACGATCGACAACATAGTCGGGATAATACATTCAAAGGATTTTCTCCTGAGTGAGAATAAACCGGTAAAAGATCTTGTAAAAAAACCATATTTTGCGCCCGAGAGCATGAAGATAGATGACCTTCTACAGGAGCTGCAGAGGCATCATCTTCATGCTGCTGTTGTGACCGACGAGTACGGGGTCACTTCAGGCCTTGTTACGATAGAAGACATATTGGAAGAAATAGTGGGTGAGATACGGGATGAGCTTGACTTTGAGACCCCTAACATAAAAAAAATAGACCAGAAAACATTTGAGGTGAACGGGCAGACCCATATCGACGAGGTTAACGAGCAGCTCAATATGGGCATTGAGACCGAAGAGGTCGACACTATTGGTGGGTACGTCATACTCAAGTTCGGGAAGATCCCGCAGGCCGGGGATACTGTCGATGTCAACGATTTTGTGGTAACGGTCAAGGATGTTTCTAAGAACAGGGTGACGGGTCTTGTCATAGAAAGAATGCAATGA
- a CDS encoding GatB/YqeY domain-containing protein: MLEKKITEDLAAALKAKDKTKVSVLRMVLSEIKNKKIAERVDQLGDQQVISVIQKMARKHKESIEQFKKGERQDLVDKESAEMKVLDEYLPEQLPEEELIGIINEAIDKTGASSPRDMGKVMGEVLGRVSGRADGKTVSRIVKEKLS, from the coding sequence ATGTTGGAAAAAAAGATAACGGAAGACCTGGCCGCGGCGCTGAAGGCAAAAGATAAGACGAAAGTATCCGTTCTCAGGATGGTACTGAGCGAGATCAAGAATAAAAAGATCGCAGAAAGGGTAGACCAGCTCGGTGACCAGCAGGTCATTTCCGTTATACAGAAAATGGCCCGGAAACATAAAGAATCCATAGAACAGTTCAAAAAAGGAGAAAGACAGGATCTCGTAGACAAAGAGTCCGCAGAAATGAAGGTACTGGATGAATATCTGCCAGAACAGTTGCCCGAGGAAGAGCTGATAGGGATAATCAATGAGGCGATAGATAAAACAGGTGCTTCTTCGCCCCGGGACATGGGCAAGGTCATGGGGGAAGTTCTCGGACGCGTGTCGGGACGGGCTGACGGGAAGACTGTTAGCAGGATCGTGAAAGAGAAGTTGTCATAA
- the gltA gene encoding NADPH-dependent glutamate synthase yields MQDRPEKKQQVEMREQSPEERVKNFNEVPRGYSEEEAVREASRCLQCKVAPCVAGCPAEVDIPAFIKAIKEKRFAEAIEIIKRTNNLGAVCGRVCPQEDQCEAQCVLARTGEPINIGALERFAADWERENRQKAIEKKAPEHDKPEKVGVIGAGPAGLVCASDLAKMGYDVTVFEALHKPGGVLTYGIPEFRLPKDIVMDEVESIKKLGVDIKCNYIIGKIKTIEELRDEGFKAFFIGTGAGLPNFMGIPGENLNGVYSANEFLTRVNLMKAYKFPEYDTPVNVGKRVAVVGAGNVAMDSARSALRLGAEKVYIVYRRSEKEMPARIDEIHHAQQEGIEFHLLTTPVEIIGDEKGEVKKLVCIKNELGEPDASGRRRPVPVKGSEYEMDMDTVIIAIGNSPNPVLVNTINDLKLGKWGNIDADEETCRTNIEDIFAGGDIVTGAATVIAAMGAGKRAARSIDEYLRSKKK; encoded by the coding sequence ATGCAAGATAGGCCTGAAAAAAAACAACAAGTAGAGATGAGAGAGCAGTCCCCCGAGGAGCGCGTCAAGAACTTCAACGAGGTGCCCAGGGGCTACAGCGAAGAGGAAGCTGTCAGGGAGGCATCAAGATGCCTTCAGTGCAAGGTGGCTCCGTGCGTTGCCGGCTGCCCGGCTGAGGTGGATATACCCGCGTTCATAAAAGCGATCAAGGAGAAAAGGTTCGCCGAGGCCATAGAGATCATCAAAAGGACCAATAATCTCGGCGCCGTTTGCGGCAGGGTATGCCCCCAGGAAGACCAGTGCGAAGCCCAATGTGTCCTGGCAAGGACAGGTGAGCCCATCAATATAGGCGCGCTTGAGAGATTCGCCGCGGACTGGGAGAGGGAGAACAGGCAGAAGGCGATCGAGAAGAAGGCACCCGAACATGATAAGCCAGAGAAGGTCGGTGTCATAGGGGCCGGTCCGGCAGGGCTGGTGTGTGCCTCGGATCTTGCCAAAATGGGCTATGATGTCACTGTTTTCGAGGCTCTTCACAAGCCGGGCGGGGTGCTGACTTACGGGATCCCGGAGTTCAGGCTCCCTAAGGACATAGTCATGGATGAGGTCGAAAGTATCAAGAAGCTTGGCGTGGACATCAAGTGCAATTATATAATAGGCAAGATAAAGACCATTGAAGAGCTTAGGGATGAAGGGTTCAAAGCCTTTTTTATCGGAACCGGCGCGGGGCTTCCGAATTTCATGGGTATCCCGGGCGAGAACCTGAACGGTGTTTATTCGGCGAATGAGTTCCTCACTAGGGTCAATCTTATGAAGGCCTACAAGTTCCCCGAATACGATACACCCGTTAATGTCGGAAAACGTGTAGCCGTTGTCGGCGCCGGTAATGTTGCAATGGATTCGGCCAGGAGCGCTTTGCGTCTCGGTGCGGAAAAGGTTTATATCGTTTACAGGCGCAGCGAGAAAGAGATGCCCGCGAGGATAGATGAGATACATCACGCCCAGCAGGAAGGCATTGAATTCCACCTTCTGACCACGCCAGTTGAGATCATCGGTGATGAAAAGGGCGAGGTCAAGAAGCTCGTGTGTATAAAGAACGAACTCGGCGAGCCGGATGCAAGCGGACGTAGAAGGCCTGTTCCGGTAAAGGGCTCCGAATATGAAATGGATATGGATACGGTCATAATCGCGATAGGTAACTCCCCGAACCCAGTTCTTGTAAATACGATAAATGATCTCAAACTCGGCAAATGGGGCAATATTGACGCTGATGAAGAGACCTGCAGGACGAATATTGAAGACATATTCGCCGGTGGTGATATCGTTACCGGGGCGGCAACCGTTATCGCCGCTATGGGAGCGGGAAAAAGGGCCGCTCGATCGATCGATGAATACCTCAGATCAAAGAAAAAATAA
- a CDS encoding sulfide/dihydroorotate dehydrogenase-like FAD/NAD-binding protein, translating to MHKITRKEQLNPEICLVEFKAPDLAKAAEAGQFVILRIDETGERFPLTLYDWDSEKGTVTVVCQAVGVSTKKLCALEVGDSILDAVGPLGHATETRDIGKVICIGGGVGTAEAYPIARAMKESGNDVTVIIGARTKDLVICEDDIRQFCDDVYITTDDGSYGEKGFVTDVLKRLLEKEEHDLVFAIGPVIMMKAVSDLTRESEVRTLVSLNSIMIDGTGMCGGCRLLFDGKPKFACVDGPEFDAHLVDFADLMKRGDRYKDKETEAASHYEEQCKIGLKKNNK from the coding sequence ATGCACAAAATTACCAGAAAAGAACAGCTTAATCCAGAAATATGTCTTGTGGAATTCAAGGCGCCTGACCTTGCCAAGGCCGCTGAGGCGGGGCAGTTCGTCATTCTCCGGATCGATGAAACGGGAGAGAGATTCCCCCTGACGCTTTATGACTGGGACAGCGAGAAGGGGACTGTCACCGTTGTCTGCCAGGCGGTGGGTGTCAGCACGAAGAAACTTTGCGCTTTGGAGGTCGGCGATTCAATACTTGACGCTGTCGGACCGCTGGGGCATGCCACTGAAACGCGGGATATCGGAAAGGTCATATGCATAGGCGGCGGTGTCGGCACGGCGGAAGCCTACCCGATCGCCCGAGCCATGAAAGAAAGCGGTAATGATGTCACGGTCATTATCGGGGCCCGGACGAAGGACCTTGTTATCTGCGAGGATGATATACGCCAGTTCTGTGACGACGTATACATAACGACGGATGACGGCAGCTACGGCGAAAAAGGTTTCGTTACCGATGTCCTGAAAAGGCTGCTGGAGAAGGAAGAGCACGACCTGGTATTCGCGATCGGACCGGTCATAATGATGAAGGCCGTTTCTGATCTTACGCGCGAATCTGAGGTGAGGACCCTTGTCTCGCTTAATTCCATAATGATAGACGGTACCGGAATGTGCGGCGGGTGCAGGCTTCTTTTTGACGGCAAACCCAAGTTCGCCTGTGTGGACGGCCCGGAATTCGACGCTCATCTGGTGGATTTTGCTGACCTTATGAAAAGAGGGGATAGGTACAAGGACAAGGAAACAGAAGCTGCTAGCCATTACGAGGAACAATGCAAGATAGGCCTGAAAAAAAACAACAAGTAG
- a CDS encoding radical SAM protein — protein MATDDKRVRIEKVLPDIRKMLEVCVLCRRECRAERAKGQGGYCRSGFNAVIHSYGLHHGEEPPISGYGGSGTIFFSNCSMGCVYCQNYQFSQSELGREVTSSELAGIMMELQDTGAHNINLVTPTHFVYPILEALREACIRGLEIPVVYNTGGYDSLAVIKALDGIVDIYLPDMRYSDDRMAEKYSCSPDYVANNRAIVSQMNSQVSRLVTEDGVAKRGLIIRLLILPGNISGTLNTLEFIAEELGKDTYISVMSQYYPAYKAGEYAELAGSISLDDYHAVIDKMEQRGLDNGWVQSYHGGFDERFAGENFKPNI, from the coding sequence ATGGCAACCGACGATAAAAGAGTCCGGATCGAAAAAGTGCTTCCCGACATTAGAAAGATGCTGGAAGTGTGCGTTCTCTGTAGGAGGGAATGCCGCGCCGAGCGTGCTAAAGGTCAGGGGGGATACTGCCGCTCCGGGTTTAATGCGGTCATCCACAGTTATGGCCTTCATCACGGTGAAGAACCACCCATCTCGGGGTATGGAGGTTCAGGGACGATATTCTTTTCCAACTGCAGCATGGGTTGTGTCTATTGCCAGAATTACCAGTTCAGCCAATCCGAACTTGGCCGGGAAGTAACCTCAAGTGAACTTGCCGGGATCATGATGGAGCTGCAGGATACAGGGGCCCATAATATCAACCTGGTCACACCTACTCATTTTGTTTATCCGATCCTGGAGGCGTTGAGGGAGGCTTGTATCAGAGGATTGGAAATACCGGTTGTTTATAATACTGGTGGGTATGATTCTCTTGCGGTGATCAAGGCCCTGGATGGCATTGTGGATATTTACCTGCCCGATATGCGTTATTCGGATGACCGGATGGCCGAAAAATATTCCTGCTCACCGGACTATGTCGCCAATAATCGTGCTATAGTCAGTCAGATGAATAGCCAGGTGAGTAGACTGGTCACTGAAGACGGCGTGGCCAAAAGAGGCCTTATCATAAGACTTCTGATACTGCCGGGAAACATCTCGGGAACTTTAAATACTCTCGAATTCATCGCGGAGGAACTGGGCAAAGACACGTATATAAGCGTTATGAGCCAGTACTACCCGGCGTATAAGGCCGGGGAGTACGCCGAGTTGGCCGGCAGCATTAGTCTTGATGATTACCACGCTGTAATCGACAAAATGGAGCAGCGGGGGCTTGATAACGGATGGGTGCAGTCTTACCACGGGGGCTTCGACGAAAGATTCGCGGGGGAGAATTTCAAGCCGAATATCTGA
- a CDS encoding DUF21 domain-containing protein, with amino-acid sequence MITIYTILVIGAILMQAFFTASEMAFTSVNRIKLKGLMESGDPEAVKLNAFLHEEGGYLGTTLVGTNIAVIISSVLATRIFAEYCGTAIAPLLATIIMVPVSLVFAEIVPKMISRQYATEFSLKAQSALGGFRRIFSPIILAVNTTAKILLFPFGRRRVNWDVTFTKSDLKKVLLLGHETGEVEADEVELIHRVLDFGKKKVESIMVPMYRVSSLNIEDSTDNLKRLVSMTGFSRIPIYKGNKNNIAGIVNIYDILFHMEEETQGIEDFLRDPVYINRKDGLDIALARLRHKKQPMGIVTGEDEKVVGIVTIEDILEEIVGEIEDTGQEL; translated from the coding sequence ATGATCACTATTTACACCATACTGGTAATCGGGGCGATCCTTATGCAGGCCTTTTTTACTGCCTCAGAAATGGCCTTTACGAGCGTGAACCGCATAAAACTGAAGGGGCTGATGGAGTCTGGGGATCCGGAAGCCGTTAAGCTCAACGCTTTTCTCCATGAAGAGGGAGGCTATCTCGGAACCACCCTGGTAGGAACGAATATTGCTGTTATTATATCTAGTGTGCTTGCGACAAGGATATTTGCCGAGTATTGCGGAACCGCCATTGCGCCGCTTCTTGCCACGATCATCATGGTTCCGGTTTCGCTTGTATTTGCCGAGATAGTGCCCAAGATGATATCCCGGCAGTATGCAACGGAATTCTCGCTTAAGGCACAGTCCGCTCTGGGCGGGTTCAGGAGAATCTTTTCTCCAATAATCCTGGCGGTCAACACCACGGCCAAGATACTTCTTTTTCCTTTCGGACGCCGCCGTGTCAACTGGGACGTTACATTCACCAAGAGCGATCTTAAGAAGGTGCTGCTTCTCGGCCACGAAACCGGCGAGGTTGAGGCTGATGAGGTTGAGCTGATCCACAGAGTGCTTGATTTTGGCAAAAAGAAGGTCGAAAGCATAATGGTACCGATGTACCGGGTATCCTCCCTGAACATAGAGGATTCTACTGACAATCTAAAAAGACTTGTTTCCATGACGGGTTTCTCGCGAATTCCGATTTATAAAGGAAATAAGAATAATATCGCCGGCATAGTGAACATTTATGATATACTTTTCCATATGGAGGAAGAGACCCAGGGGATAGAAGACTTCCTCCGGGACCCTGTTTACATTAACAGAAAAGACGGGCTTGATATCGCGCTAGCCCGTTTGAGGCACAAAAAACAGCCTATGGGCATTGTGACCGGGGAAGATGAAAAGGTAGTCGGGATAGTAACGATAGAGGACATTCTTGAAGAGATCGTAGGTGAAATAGAAGACACAGGACAGGAACTATGA
- a CDS encoding HIT domain-containing protein, with translation MSEDCLFCKIIDKEIPADIVYEDDQMIAFKDINPKSPVHLLFIPKKHIANLNDVSDEDASLIGRILVKIKDLAGESDVAEKGYRVVINCNQDAGQEVFHIHVHLLGGRKFEWPPG, from the coding sequence ATGAGTGAAGATTGTCTATTTTGTAAAATAATTGATAAAGAAATACCGGCAGATATCGTCTATGAAGACGATCAAATGATAGCTTTCAAGGATATCAATCCCAAGTCGCCGGTACATCTTCTTTTCATACCGAAAAAACATATAGCAAATCTGAATGACGTATCCGATGAAGACGCTTCGCTCATCGGACGTATCCTTGTAAAGATAAAGGATCTAGCCGGCGAAAGCGATGTGGCGGAGAAGGGTTACAGGGTCGTTATAAACTGTAATCAGGATGCTGGTCAGGAAGTGTTCCATATCCATGTACACCTTCTTGGCGGCAGGAAGTTCGAGTGGCCGCCCGGATAA
- a CDS encoding DUF4416 family protein yields MNSLFRLSGNDISMGVIVDQKPVKLIASIICREGESTSWVESSLVDEFGFLEGLTRKLPFDFTDYYQKEFGKPLERRFICFKRPVGLEKMPLVKIAANRIEDGFRQDGKRRFNIDPGYVTEAKLVLLTTKDYSHRIHIGNNIFAESTLHYQGGTFKSWPWTYPDYASKESIAYFNEVRELYALDRKDL; encoded by the coding sequence GTGAACTCGTTGTTCAGGTTATCGGGGAATGATATTAGCATGGGCGTTATCGTCGATCAAAAACCAGTCAAACTCATCGCCAGTATCATCTGCAGAGAAGGTGAATCCACCTCCTGGGTCGAGAGTTCTCTTGTGGACGAATTCGGCTTCCTGGAGGGCCTGACGAGGAAACTTCCCTTCGATTTTACCGATTATTACCAGAAGGAATTCGGCAAGCCCCTTGAACGCAGATTTATATGTTTCAAGAGACCTGTGGGGCTAGAGAAAATGCCTCTGGTCAAGATAGCTGCGAACAGGATCGAAGACGGTTTCAGGCAGGATGGTAAAAGGAGATTCAATATAGACCCCGGCTATGTTACTGAAGCCAAGCTAGTACTCCTTACGACCAAGGATTACAGTCACAGGATACATATTGGCAATAACATATTCGCCGAATCCACTCTTCATTATCAGGGCGGAACGTTTAAAAGCTGGCCATGGACTTATCCGGATTACGCGTCCAAGGAGTCCATAGCTTACTTTAATGAGGTGCGAGAGCTTTATGCGCTGGATCGAAAAGATTTATGA
- a CDS encoding YjbQ family protein: MVITKSISVDTKGNTDVIDITTDCREILDSTGLDNGSMIIFNPGSTGSLTTIEFEPNLVKDFREALEIVAPSDKTYHHAKTWHDDNGSSHVRASLMGPSITVPFTGRQLTLGTWQQIVFCDFDTRPRRRELVVQVIGE; encoded by the coding sequence ATGGTTATTACCAAAAGTATTTCTGTTGATACCAAGGGAAATACCGATGTTATAGATATAACAACGGATTGCCGCGAAATACTGGATTCGACCGGTTTGGATAACGGATCGATGATCATTTTCAATCCTGGGTCTACGGGTAGCCTCACGACCATTGAATTTGAGCCTAACCTGGTGAAGGACTTTCGCGAGGCACTTGAAATAGTCGCCCCTTCTGATAAAACATATCACCACGCAAAGACCTGGCACGATGATAACGGATCATCTCACGTCAGGGCTTCACTTATGGGGCCGTCCATAACGGTTCCTTTTACGGGCCGGCAGTTGACCCTGGGAACATGGCAGCAGATCGTTTTCTGCGACTTTGATACGCGTCCTCGCAGGCGTGAACTCGTTGTTCAGGTTATCGGGGAATGA
- a CDS encoding exosortase system-associated protein, TIGR04073 family, with protein sequence MLYFRQIIKGVEMKKFLTVFFLAILVLSITFTAFAADMPEKTEMKRMPASSAKTPSGYPAGPIQKAERGFMNLAFGWSEIPRGVVDKTKASNPITGLLVGGWQGVCRAFARTVSGAADLATFPIGGYEEPAVLPDMPAARD encoded by the coding sequence ATGTTATATTTCAGACAAATAATTAAGGGGGTGGAGATGAAAAAGTTTTTAACCGTTTTTTTTCTCGCTATATTAGTTTTATCTATCACTTTCACCGCATTCGCTGCTGATATGCCGGAAAAGACCGAAATGAAAAGAATGCCGGCTTCTTCTGCCAAAACGCCTTCGGGATATCCCGCAGGACCGATACAGAAGGCCGAAAGGGGATTTATGAACCTCGCTTTCGGATGGAGCGAAATCCCCAGGGGTGTGGTTGACAAGACAAAAGCGAGCAATCCCATAACCGGTCTTTTGGTGGGCGGATGGCAGGGTGTCTGCAGGGCGTTCGCGAGGACTGTTTCAGGAGCAGCGGATCTGGCGACTTTCCCAATAGGTGGATACGAGGAACCTGCCGTTTTACCGGATATGCCCGCGGCACGCGATTGA